ggcctgctactcctcgtccagagatagaaacatgtaaagcggttacgctgccttcttcttctggtattctccacgcagatgcaaagctgcgctgttcctatgggtagtacggcttgagccatttagcattccaagggtgccggaggacctcgcctttcagattgcgaagatagtaggaaccgtttcccgcaatgtcatgtattataaaaggtcctccccacgtaggtgctaactttccccatttcttctctcgttgatactgcgggattgttcttagcacatactgcccctctacaaaatttcgaagctttacctttttgttgtactcccttgctagtctccgttgataattttccatattctgcaatgctgcttccctccttccttccaggtcgtccagtctctctaacatcatgtctgttgtgagatttttctcccatgcttcggtctttgtggttggcatgaggatctctgttgggatgactgtttcagctccataagtgaggagaaacggggattctccagtggcagatcttcgtgttgtcatgtatacccataatacattgtgtagttgttcacaccatcgccccttgtgttcgtctaattgctttttgagtataagggcgagggtcttgttggtagcttccgcttgtccgttgctttgagggtatatgggggtggacttttttttccttattttgagagtgtcgaagagcatgtctatgttttcccCCCTGTAATTTTTTACCATTAtcagacacgatttccgctggtatgccgaacctgcaaataatgttttggaatatgaaagtaaacacgtccacgtctctgttcccggctaaggctttggcttccacccatttactgaagtagtctgtggctactatcaaaaatcgtcttttccctgatccttcgatgaaaggccccacGATATCTATGCTCCATTTTGGGAATGGccaaacgctgacattcttcacatcgtcgggacattcttgcggcatcttgtaccattgtgggccagtaatatccttgcatttttgctttgtcggctagtgatctcatgccgctatgattccctgcgtcaccataatggatgtcgtttagaattcgatgcccctctttcctggataagcaacgtagtaacggtccgaggaaagatttcttgtacaggattccatcccgaaggtcatatcttcctactttggagagtattttcctatttagtttgtgatccgcgggtaaggttccatccttgagaaatgcatggatcatcattctccaatcatcttcgttgttgaaatcttcgtcttgattttcttttgaaaggatatcttcttcgtcaaaatcgtcacagatgtcttctcccacctgatcttcgatattttcttccactgtatcttgatttgtagcaaaggaaaattgttgcAATCGAGggtcgtatacccttgttattttgatagcttcgatactcttgtccttcagcatggatgatatatatgctagggcatccgcgtgcctgagatcccttctgcataagtgccggaacttgatgttcggaatttgtgatgccaatgtttggaccaaggccatgtaagctgagagggtgttcgtacacattgtattcgagccctatttgtgtatgacaagctgcgaatcacttgtcagtcttacatcgttacccccatctctattattaagcggagggcatgtacgactgcctcgtattcgacgatgttgttagtatgctctttgaattctaacctgagtgcctgtacgatcctttctccagttggggtggtgatgacaatgcctattcctgccccttccttatttttggaaccatcaacgaagacttcccattgtctttgactcgcgggttcgaggacatcaatggatccttgctttcttctctcggcttctggtattccctaatctcttcgtcgttgtccagggggaggtctgctaagaaatccgccaaaacttgggatttttgggaatgttgaatttcatgaatgatgttgaattggtccaggtgggtgttccacttggctattctgcctacttttcccgcgcttttgaggactgcttccagtggtgctttgcatgggacgcggatgaagtgagttaggaaataggttctcagcttttgagtagcccaccaATGCCAGGatagttgttcgatcttcgtgtagttcctttccgcagaattgagggtcttactgacataatagataggtgttctatcttcgtattggttttgaccaacactgcgctaactgcgtcttctgtcgctgctatgtacaatgccaaaacctcatcaggatcaggcttctgcaggattggaattgaagccaggtgttccttgattctttggaaggcttcttcgcattctgcggtccattcaaacttactcccttttttgagaatattgaaaaaatgtttgcatttgtccgaggatcgggcaataaatctgcccaaggctgctatggacccattgagcttctgcacttcttttaaattcttcggagatggcatttctactatggcctgaatcttcgctgggtctacctcaatgcccctttttgttaccagatatccgaggaatttccctgaggtgacaccgaaagtgcatttttctggatttactttcatgtgatgtttcctcattgcttcgaaaatatctctcaggtcctggtggtgatctttgcgcagctacttttgacgagcatgtcatcaacgtagacttctaggtactaccaatccatggcctgaagatagcatcgaccattctttggtacgttgcccctgcgtttcgaagtccaaagggcattctagtgtagcaataaaggccatgtggggtgtagaatgctgtgtgtagttgatcttcttctgccagggctacttggttgtaaccagaatatccatccatgaatgacagctcttcgtatccttccactgcttcaaccagctgatctatgcttggcaggggatagctgtcctttggacatgccttgttgaggttagtaaagtcgatgcatatcctaacccctccatttttcttaggaacgacgaccatgttggagatccatgtagggtatttgacttccttgatgaacctgcttctagtagtttccgaagttctttttccactgccttatgatactccggtgcaacttttcttattttctgcctgaaaggtggcgtgcctggtttgatgcgcagctcgtgttggattattttcggatcaatccccggcatatctcctagcttccaggcgaatacatccgcgtattctttaagtaatttggttaaggaatcttctcttctttcgtccattatggtccctactttgatcatcttcgggttttcttccgttcctatgttgatttcttttacgggctctactggtgtgaacaccgcttcgggtccccgaggactgggacgttctttattgctatttggtatgtttctgtccttcgttggctgctgaagtactgtCTCTGtgttaggacattatcatcttttgtcaaaccctcccgtgtttccttgaggaacaggtctatggccttttctttcgcttctttatttttaatccttcgggtttttcgctgctcttctgttcgtgttgatacgatcctgagtggtctggcactcttttgcagagacccgatctcccttgatttccatcactccctcggtgtagggaatctgagatattggtagtaagttgctccactccttgagtttatgtaaccactttcgtccaataatggcgttataggggatggggcgtcaaccacgctgaatcgtgtttctactttcatgggtccggcgttcacctgcaacacgatgtctcccaatggctttgtgggtgctccattgaaccgtagatggtgtaataagaggtcattagctgttcatcatggagcttcatccgtttgaatgcgtcgtagaatagaacgttcactgagcttcccccgtctatgaggatctttttgaggttacatccagccactggtagtgtgaggaccaagggatcgttatgatcttccatatcttcttcgatatcttcagcatcgaagataataggtgcgtccatccactcttcgtgttcgtccacctctacgccatcaatcttataaaattcgcagtggtcttcgaactgcttccttagcctctttcctatctgcgctgtaagggagggccccgcggattcggaacacgagatggtgttgattgtgcggtttccctctggaagttggacttgcttggtccgtttggatctatcctcggcgacctcctttcgtatgtaatgtttgagttcgccaacatcaatcagtttttggatcattattttgaggtttttgcatttctcggtctggtgtccattgaagcagtgatactcacagtaatctttagacttctcggttcttgggggctgttttcccttagaccacggccactccaaattttcccttcctttcatctttcgcaagatccgagcatagctagcattgagcttcgtgtaaacttgatcttcgaattttcgatcgtcttttcgtcgttcatctcttcgttccttcctatcttcgtgaggccgttccactgagctatttattTTGGCTCCGTTGGTTTGTTCTgaggaattggtacggtgagacctctgcatGTGTGCCCTTGGGTTCTCAcgttggatttcttcaagacgagcgtgcttttcaataattattcgaaggtctccttctgtcttaggaacgcttccatgaatctcaacaaatagtggactcattcggtctaatccccacttgtagcagttgatacttactactgggtccacactccctatggcttggcagatcttgtgccatatgttggtgtattccctcgtgttttccttgtagccaattgccagagaaaaaagtttatccattccagtgttgacagctttgttgtacatgtatgtcctcagaaatttctctgcgagttgatcgtaggagttgatggaatcaggtggcaggttgtcaaaccaagacaaagccgatcccttcagacttgatgggaaatatctacagaggacggcgtcgttctgactccatcgggctaagacacggttataataccggatatgtgccgcaggatcactggatccgtcgtagcattcaaaagttgggacagcgcactttaacggaatgggggtatttgccaagcgatgagttaagggcgtggagttagcttctttcatcacctctccaagccttcctccgccttgtctggcttttaactgtttGATATCagtcatcatctcatcacgcagctcctccattgcgcggtaatatcccacgttctcatgctcagttgagcgtttctttcttcgatcttcgctgtcataatagtctaactcttcggtggcatattccggatgggatgcactgcttcccctggcgtcatttgctaggatgattcttctgtctcgattaggctctggtgctttagaatttgcttcgtccagttgttggctagtcttcgtgccttGGACAATCTTATCTTTCaggtcttggttctccctggccagaagagctacagCATCTACGTAGACCTGCTGTCtccttttcaattcttcgagctctaccatcagtcggtgggattggtttgatccctgattgggagttccggctggtACCCTTACGgtcatagttcccccttcgtctacagtgtgtattaagggtggccgaggatcagcttcaatcgttggtatctccaagtttggttccctcggttgagcttccacccgtggtactaaaaccactggtatggtttgattctgaccgttggttgacggcattccgaagattaGTGGAtctgcgggctgatgtgtcatagattctgctaccccttctttttgttgatggatttggcttgaaaccaaagtcttgttagcttctgtagcctggagggccgcaacagtcttcgtggatgttgctttgagagccgcggctgtaatggagttagtgttcataggtgaagtgatttccgcagcatcctgcctctgagtagttgttttagctttgtctcctttctgcttgcttcgggtcatgaccgaggtaaccctcggtgtctcctttgatgaggccttggtttttcctgcctctagtatcttatCCATGTTTAATCCTTTCCTGCATAGGgagataaataaggagaaccAAATATATCCACGAGGATTGGGTTAGCGTCATTCGTACCCGCAAGACTATTGGAATAGTAGGAAATGAGTTTCCCAAGGGCCCTAATagaagagaaatgtaaagacttcatgggtctagtttttgaaatacaaatcctttaataaacgatcatgaatcttgttttcagactacttttgaaaaataactcttgaaaaggcagatccgtcacGAGGACTcacgaatctggattattaagccTTAGTTGAAGAAAACACCTCATGTGCAAATCAGTGATAGATAGCCGcgggtttgtctgctttgaaatggtgtttgtgaaaatgaagaacatgaacccaaaaataaaaaaggttttgaaagcacacTGAAACCAGaaaagggcacaaccataatgcgcgttttaaggtgaaatcacaggataagataaatcttttaccgggacaaaatccctgtttctagcgccaaattgtgaatacATTTATGTCGAGGccatccaagtgttcacaaacaatattcgcatacgtcctaattctagaattgtacatcgtatgcgtaacgggatgattatatcgattcatcgactcaaagccttcgggcttgtcattgtctagtcgaatattatcatgaataatgttcgtgcaaggaaataaatcaagaaacaagtataaatataaagcatatgaagtttaacgcggaATGTAAGATgcagaaatgtaaatgagacagatttacgtggttcggcactaaggcctacgtccacggggtttagtgtttcactatgtactgaatggttacaaagatagtcgaatgactttagaatatacatgggtctgcggaagtaggtggatcacttactcttcctatttctctctcatatcttctcctctaattgctctccaaaatggtctgCCCTTTCTCTCTtattggagaggggtatttatagggagagaacgtgggtcccatctctgaagtgccgttataatcttatcttcttgtgctttgtgcctattatgcagaggtcttcggtatatgccgcggcctgagcttgaacacgaagggttatcctcgcttcttccacgagctgatcgacacgtgtatatctctttggtatttaatgcgggcagatggatgtctgctcgtgtcagacaagtgtctctttgtctggtcacatctgtgtcagccgaacttcctctcggccgttgatctgggatcttcctcgggattgagtgcgttaatacccaaggggtattatctggtgctcctctgagcaatcatacctctgtggtcctctgtccctgaccgtcagatctgctgaccgatggcattttctgatgaaatgcttgctatcatgttttgatgtctcgcttcacatgccttccacgtgtctctttctataCACATGGAGGATGATGAGAGGTGGACATACAAGTTTTGTACTATTATCCAGTTTTACATGTAACCGCCATCATCAGAAAGAAACTGATTTTGGATTGGACCGGCAATTGATATACGTACTGACACCCTTGGTGTAGAGTCTTTTTCTTTATAGGAACTACCTACCTGGTTTGAGGAGGATGGTTATCGTATGATAATTCAAGGCTGCTGCCTTCCAAATGATTGATATGGTAACCCCCGGTAGCGTGTAAAAGTTCTGCGTATCGGTCTCTCAAGAAAGTTCACTTGTCACAATGTGGTATGTCCACCGGCTGAGCAGAACTCCTAAGCCACCACTTTCTGGTCACAATGCGCGAAACATTTCGCTTGATTCGAGAAAAAGCAGTGGCTGCCATGTTCAGCTGCAAGTCTGCGGATTCCCAAATAAAAAAATCGAACATTTTCTCGTCACTACCATAGAAAACAGATTCAGTAGTTTTTCAACGCGGTTTTGTCGTGGCAGTATATATTGGCAAAACGTGGGGCTTTGTAAGTTGGATATGTAAAAATATTTTGCAGAAAGAAACTGGAGAACGTATCGAAAATaacaaaattacccttatatctAGCTGACAATACCGTAAAAAAACTAACAACTCAGAGTCCTGTTTTGTCAAtttaatttgtttattgtcattttCTCTTTACTATCTTTTCTCGAAGAAAGTCCATATCCAACTGTAATAAGAAAGACAtttctgaaaaatcagaacacagaAAAATATAACAGATCTGAAATTTTCATTTTGACttggatttagggtttttcttttggGAGGAGATCATTGTTTCAGTGCAACAATGGCAAAAGGAATGAGATATTCATCTCGTTCTTCGAATAGAAGATCATCTACATTTACACTTGTATTAGCTATGCTTTTAATGCTTTCATTCGTTATATTGATGATGTTAGCTCTTGGAATTCTTTCACTGCCTGCACACAATAGTGAAATGTCTAAAGATAATGATCTTAGTTCTGTTGCTCACAATACTGTACCGAAGAGGTAAACAATGTTAGCTCTAAAAAAAgccctaatttcggttttcaatGTCTTTTCTTGGAAATTTAAATTTTTTGATCTGATTATATTGTTTTTTCTGTAGAACTGGCGATGGATTAGGGGAAAGGCGAGACCAATGGATGGAAGTTATTTCATGGGAGCCTAGAGCTTATGTGTACCACAATTTCTTGGTGAGTTCATGTTTTATGAAAATTTTgtttaatgaaattttgaaatgatttttgtgttgtttttcacTTATGTGGTCATTGTGGAGTAAGATATAGTTGATGCTCTAAAGATCCGCATTTGATGACTTGATTTGAGCTTGTAAAATAGGGGTTTGATTTAGTTTATGATGTAGAAGGGTTCTTATTGCCATCTTATGTCATTGGGCATTGCAGACTTCTTGTGATCATGTCACATTTAGTAAGTCGCAACTTGCAATTATAGCATAAATTTTGTTATGTATATGATGGAATTAAAGATGGTCCTTTTCATGAATGGAAAGTACTCATTACTATCTTGGTTACTTACTCACGAGGCTGGCTCGCACTTATCGGATGATAAGAACTACTGCCCATGCTGGCAGCTTTTCGAATCTTTGTTGGCTTTTAATTTTAAAGTTTAAATCCGAGTCTCCCATTGATTTGAGTTACTACCACATACCAAAAGCAATATCCTAGTGATAAAAGTGAGAGTTGAAAGGCAGCATGGGTGGATATCAGTTAAACTCTTATGCGCTATGCTTTTATATGTTAAAACTTAGCATGTTATTGCCTCCTGCAGCAAACTTTAAACACGCCTCACAAATCAGCAAGCAACGTGTAGCTGTAACTGGGTAATAGAAAACGACCGTAAACGTGCAATCTATGTCTTAAGCCTCCTTAAATTGTACACGCTGGGTATTCCAACATCCATGAAAGATATAGTGTTTTTTATTCAGGGGCAAATCATGAGGTAATTGGTATAACAGTTTGACTTTGGTGTTTCTTGAGCAGTCTGAGGAGGAATGCAATTATTTGATTGATCTTGCCAAACCTCACATGGAAAAGTCAACTGTGGTTGATAGCGAAACTGGTAAAAGTAAAGACAGCAGGTTTGTACTACCCATGTCTCACGttgtatttttaattttataCAGAACTATGGAAAGTGTTCCCATGTGTATCTTTTTTTGTACTTAGTTCTGAAAATAAAAGAGGTTATAGTGAGGAGGTGGTTTGACTTCTTTCATGTTCTTGTTTCAATTAACTGATCAGTTGCACTTACTGTCTCAGATACAGTGTTGTTTAACAACAATAAGAGTCAAGGTACTTAGCATGCACTTGGTTTTTGTAGGGTGCGTACAAGCTCTGGGACTTTCCTTAAGAGAGGGCAGGATAAGATTATCAGAAGCATAGAAAAAAGGATCGCAGATTTCACATTTATACCAGAAAGTATGCAGTTATATCTCACTTATGCCAAACATTTAATACTTCAGTGGTAACTAGCTGTTCGTATTTGTGTCTTACCTTTTTAAATGTAGTGTCTTTCATAGTTTGAGGCTTTGAGCGTGGTTTAAATTGCGTAATGTGACCTGGAGGATGACACGATAGAGTATACATTTACAAATATATCTGAACAGTGTGAATGTTGCATGCGAGGTACATACGTTGTTTTCTTGGTATGCTTTTGTTTATGTATCCAATCCGAACCTTAAATTTTACAGCTCATGGAGAGGGACTTCAAATTCTTCACTATGAAGTCGGTCAGAAATATGAACCTCACTATGACTACTTTCTCGATGCTTTCAACACAAAGAATGGGGGTCAGCGGATAGCTACTGTTCTTATGTATCTGTAAGAGTCCTACTCTCTTCATGCACTTCTTTTACTAAatgctttttttcttcttctgtgtGGCACGTCACAGACTGAAATGTTCTTCCTTTTTATTTGTTTACATTTACAGCTCAGATGTAGAAGAAGGAGGTGAAACAGTATTTCCAGCTGCAAAAGGAAACATCAGTTCAGTACCATGGTGGAATGAATTATCTGAGTGTGGAAAGAAGGGTCTCTCTGTTAAACCAAGAATGGGAGATGCATTGCTGTTCTGGAGCATGAGACCTGATGCCTCTCTAGATCCATCGAGTTTGCATGGTATGTGTTCTTCTATTCCTTTTAGTGTTAGAAAAATCAGCTTACTGTTGTGGATTCTATGTCCTAAGCTACTGAAGAGTACACTAAATTCCATTACACAAACATGTTCAACTACAAACACGAGGAGAAAAATGTCCTACCAAATATGCAGAGTTAATATCTCATTCCAATTTTTTTCCAGGTGGTTGCCCAGTGATTTCAGGTAACAAATGGTCATCTACAAAGTGGATTCATGTAGATGAATACAAGGTTTAAGCTTGTGTGCAAGGTATTTTTCTAGTTCCCAAATTATTCACAAATTTTGTAGTTATGGATACAGATGTTGTGAGAGCCTTCTTTCCCTTCTTGTGACTATTGGTTTTGCTTGATTTACAATAGTTCTAGTGCCGTTGCCTCAACGGCGGAGCCAGGATTTAAATGTTGGAGAGGCGAATATAAATCAGCTTATTATAACAACATATGCGGAAAACAAATCAAACTAAGAACTAGAAAATTGGATTCGTTGaaattttttaattaataatacTAATCAAAATTAAGAAGACAAAGATGTGCATCCCCGGAGTATAATAAATTTGTTGCTCTTTTAAAATCTGAAAATCATCTATCATTATATCTAAGCTACATATTTCCGCAATTTATTTTTCTATATGCATAAGTAAGTAGAAACATTCAGTAAATTATCATTCATTTTATTGTGAAGACGGGAACGGGTAATATCCATAGTAGAAGATGATTTATTTGtaagtttatataatttggttTAGGTATATTTTTGGTCTAATTTGTATTTGGGAATTGACAATACGCACAACCGAAAATGTTTATGCATACAAGGCCAAGAGGACCGACACAGTGAACTATAGGATCCTAATTCAACTAAGTTCAGAATATAAGCTAATTGATAGATGCTAGATTCAAGGAAGTTTTAAAATTTCTAATATGCTACTTTGACATTTGGACGGTCGATCATCACTTAGTATAATCTTTGGGGGACAACACAATCTCTAGCCTAGAAACTAAGGACTAAATTCAGGTACAAATAGTATAGGATTTTCAAAATGTTGGGGTGGCCATGGCTACCCCAAGACAATATGTGGCTCTGCCACTGCGTTGCCTAGTCTGCTTTTGTTGAACCGACTTGTATGGTAGTGAGTAAAACAAGATCACCGCAATGGTGTGATTCAATATGGTCAACCCCATTTTAGTTTGATCATATGTCATGTCGTTGCAAGATATGTTTAAATTCTGCAGCTTCTGCTCAATCAGTTTACACTTGGATCATGAAAACACTTAGCTTACTGATCAGGATCCTGGTCTCGGATTTCGGTAGACTTTCATGGCCTTGTAAGATGCAAATGGTTTTATTACTCATGTTGGGCTGCTGTGGAGCCCTGAgctcgattttttttctttgttaattTTGGCTTCTTACAACTAGTCTGGAGTCGACGCTGGCACTCCTATATGGAGGTTGTTAGGAAAATGTTAAATACCCCAAATTTCGTGACTAGATTCTTGAGCAGCTAAAAGTTTGGCCTATGATTTAGCAACCATCAAGGGGCCAGTGATGTTCCTTGCTCAAATCTATGGCCAACATTTGAGCTGGTCAAGAATCCTTGGACTTGCATTACTAAATAAGTTGCTTCTATCTAGCTAGAACAATATAAATACGTTCTTCTTCTGATTTATTGTTATTGTGATAATGTGCACAAGATATTTACTCTCAAAAGTTTCTGTTGCATTGTAGGTAATTCTAATCACATCCACCTGGAGGCTGACTCTGTAGCGCGAGATTAGATTTGTGTACCCTTGAAGATTAGTTGCTTACTAGCCTCCAGTTTGTAGTTCCACTGAGATATTTGGAGTGTTCATTGTTCTTTTGGGGATATCAACCCTATTCTCTGTAATAGAATAAAATTTTTGTATCGTTTCAATTGAGTAAATTTTTTGTTGGATGTTTAAAGGTGGGTGGCTGTTTTGTCAAGGCTCTGGTGCTCCAATACC
This DNA window, taken from Papaver somniferum cultivar HN1 chromosome 3, ASM357369v1, whole genome shotgun sequence, encodes the following:
- the LOC113356943 gene encoding probable prolyl 4-hydroxylase 3: MAKGMRYSSRSSNRRSSTFTLVLAMLLMLSFVILMMLALGILSLPAHNSEMSKDNDLSSVAHNTVPKRTGDGLGERRDQWMEVISWEPRAYVYHNFLSEEECNYLIDLAKPHMEKSTVVDSETGKSKDSRVRTSSGTFLKRGQDKIIRSIEKRIADFTFIPETHGEGLQILHYEVGQKYEPHYDYFLDAFNTKNGGQRIATVLMYLSDVEEGGETVFPAAKGNISSVPWWNELSECGKKGLSVKPRMGDALLFWSMRPDASLDPSSLHGGCPVISGNKWSSTKWIHVDEYKV